One genomic segment of Candidatus Bipolaricaulota bacterium includes these proteins:
- the typA gene encoding translational GTPase TypA, translating into MNNNIRNVAIIAHVDHGKTTLVDALLRQTKVKLNKDVASSDLIMDSNDLEKERGITIFSKNASVVWDGVKINIIDTPGHADFGGEVERVLNMADGCLLLIDAQEGPMPQTRFVLKKALAMGHKIIVVINKIDKPNARPSFVLDKTIDLFIELGADDQALNFPIVYAAAKKGVAGLEPELDKMTDITPVFESILKNIPAPTGDAGEPLQILVSNIMGDNFKGRIAIGRVHNGIAKTGQEIMHINRLGQMKKHRLVSLMTYDGLARVEADQVPAGDIVAIAGIPEITIGETLADAENPKALPLLNIDQPTVKMTFMVNDSPFAGQEGQFTTSRQVRERLYKELENDMALRVEDTADGKWIVSGRGELHLSILIERMRREGFEFQVSRPQVINKKENGKTLTPYDHLFIEVPETHYGLVVQKLNSRKGELQEMKIIDGIAHLEYIIPTRSLFGYRSEFLTDTRGLGILNSAFHDYLPDPGNWAEREQGSLVAHETGTTNLYGLVNIQSRGVLFFGPGVQIYMGQVVGQNTRGDDIRVNVCKTKQLTNMRSKGDGATEHFNVPKEMNVEAAIEYIGDDELVEITPKNVRIRKVYLDELSAKRARFAEKSDHES; encoded by the coding sequence ATGAACAATAACATCAGAAATGTGGCGATTATCGCTCACGTTGACCACGGGAAAACCACTCTCGTGGACGCTTTGCTTCGTCAAACCAAGGTAAAATTGAACAAAGACGTCGCTTCGTCCGATTTGATCATGGACAGCAATGATTTGGAAAAAGAGCGTGGCATCACCATTTTTTCCAAAAACGCTTCCGTGGTTTGGGACGGCGTTAAAATCAACATTATCGACACGCCCGGACACGCGGATTTCGGCGGGGAAGTCGAACGCGTTTTGAATATGGCCGACGGCTGTTTGCTTTTGATTGACGCGCAGGAAGGCCCCATGCCGCAGACCAGATTCGTTTTGAAAAAAGCTTTGGCCATGGGACATAAAATTATCGTGGTCATCAATAAAATCGACAAGCCGAACGCGCGCCCGAGTTTTGTTTTGGACAAGACCATTGATTTGTTCATTGAGCTGGGAGCCGATGATCAGGCTTTGAATTTCCCCATCGTTTACGCGGCCGCCAAAAAAGGCGTGGCCGGATTGGAACCCGAGCTTGATAAAATGACAGACATTACTCCCGTATTCGAATCCATTTTAAAAAATATTCCCGCGCCTACCGGCGACGCCGGCGAGCCTTTGCAGATTTTGGTTTCCAATATTATGGGCGACAATTTCAAAGGCAGAATCGCCATCGGCAGAGTGCATAACGGCATTGCCAAAACCGGACAAGAAATCATGCATATAAATAGACTGGGACAGATGAAAAAGCACAGACTGGTGTCTTTGATGACCTACGATGGTTTAGCTCGCGTGGAAGCGGATCAAGTGCCTGCGGGCGACATCGTGGCCATTGCCGGCATCCCGGAAATCACCATCGGTGAAACTTTGGCGGACGCGGAAAATCCGAAAGCATTGCCGCTTTTGAACATTGATCAACCCACGGTTAAAATGACTTTCATGGTTAATGATTCGCCGTTTGCCGGTCAAGAAGGTCAATTCACCACTTCAAGGCAGGTCAGAGAAAGGCTTTACAAAGAATTGGAAAATGACATGGCTTTGCGAGTCGAAGACACCGCTGACGGCAAATGGATCGTTTCCGGCCGCGGCGAGCTTCATTTATCCATTTTAATCGAAAGAATGCGCAGAGAAGGCTTTGAATTTCAGGTTTCTCGGCCGCAAGTGATTAATAAAAAAGAAAACGGCAAAACTTTGACTCCTTACGATCATTTGTTTATTGAAGTTCCTGAAACTCATTATGGTTTGGTGGTTCAAAAATTAAACAGCAGAAAAGGGGAATTGCAAGAAATGAAAATAATCGACGGCATCGCGCATCTTGAATACATTATTCCCACCAGAAGCCTTTTCGGTTATAGATCCGAGTTTTTAACCGATACGCGAGGGCTGGGTATTCTCAATTCCGCGTTTCATGATTATTTACCCGATCCGGGCAATTGGGCGGAGCGGGAACAGGGTTCGCTCGTGGCTCATGAAACGGGCACGACCAATCTTTACGGTTTGGTTAATATCCAATCGCGAGGAGTGTTGTTTTTCGGCCCGGGCGTGCAGATTTACATGGGGCAGGTGGTTGGGCAAAATACCCGCGGCGACGATATTAGAGTAAATGTTTGTAAAACAAAACAGCTGACCAATATGAGATCAAAGGGCGACGGCGCCACTGAGCATTTCAATGTCCCGAAAGAAATGAATGTGGAAGCGGCCATAGAATACATCGGCGATGATGAATTGGTGGAAATTACGCCTAAAAATGTTAGAATCAGAAAAGTTTATTTGGATGAATTATCGGCCAAGAGAGCCAGGTTCGCGGAGAAATCCGATCATGAATCATGA
- a CDS encoding sigma-70 family RNA polymerase sigma factor, translating into MPRTAKKATIKRGRPAQKKQSRPTKKKAAARRAAHHVKKAKGEKKRPQKNTRVVMRGRPKKATPPSKDEIDELVQKGRKRGFITEKEVLKLFPEMESYLEAYLDFEEELESSGVQIVELKGGVLASPAEREKIISSAAGVGIGSPAQKYDIPELTADSIQMYLREIGKIDLLTAEEELALAKRKERNEREAEKRLIEANLRLVVSIAKKFVGKSLSLLDLIQEGNIGLFRAVEKFEYRKGYKFSTYATWWVRQAITRALADQSRTIRIPVHMVETINKFQQVERRLIQDLGREPLPEEIAAEMSEDVNKIRYIMKISQETISLETSVGDDDEDSTLEDFIEDVKNVTPDHAAALRLLKDYVRETIKDLSPREQKILEMRFGLVDGVAHTLEEVGQEFDVTRERIRQIEAKSLEKIQNMKGIEKLRDY; encoded by the coding sequence ATGCCAAGGACAGCAAAAAAGGCCACAATTAAAAGAGGTCGGCCCGCTCAAAAGAAACAGAGCCGTCCGACAAAAAAGAAAGCGGCCGCCAGACGCGCCGCTCATCATGTTAAAAAAGCCAAAGGGGAGAAAAAAAGACCCCAAAAAAACACCCGGGTCGTCATGCGGGGAAGACCCAAAAAAGCCACCCCGCCGAGTAAAGATGAAATAGATGAATTGGTTCAAAAGGGAAGAAAAAGAGGTTTTATCACGGAAAAAGAAGTGCTTAAACTTTTTCCGGAAATGGAAAGTTATCTGGAAGCTTATTTGGATTTTGAGGAAGAATTGGAGTCGAGCGGCGTTCAAATCGTCGAATTGAAAGGCGGCGTGCTGGCTTCTCCCGCTGAAAGGGAAAAAATCATTTCCAGCGCTGCCGGAGTCGGCATAGGATCGCCCGCGCAAAAATACGACATTCCGGAATTGACCGCTGATTCGATTCAAATGTATTTGAGAGAAATCGGGAAGATCGATTTGCTGACGGCTGAAGAAGAATTAGCCTTGGCCAAAAGAAAAGAAAGAAACGAGAGGGAAGCGGAAAAGCGTCTGATCGAAGCCAATTTAAGATTGGTCGTTTCCATCGCCAAAAAATTCGTGGGCAAAAGTTTGTCTTTGCTTGATTTGATTCAGGAGGGCAACATCGGGCTTTTTCGCGCGGTTGAAAAATTCGAGTATCGCAAGGGGTATAAATTTTCAACTTACGCGACTTGGTGGGTCAGGCAGGCGATCACCAGAGCTTTGGCCGATCAGTCGAGAACGATCAGAATTCCCGTGCACATGGTCGAAACGATCAATAAATTCCAGCAAGTCGAGCGACGTTTGATTCAGGATTTGGGCCGCGAGCCGCTGCCCGAAGAAATCGCCGCAGAAATGAGCGAGGACGTGAACAAAATCAGATATATCATGAAAATATCGCAAGAAACGATTTCGCTCGAAACTTCGGTCGGCGATGACGACGAAGACAGCACTCTTGAAGATTTCATTGAGGACGTGAAAAACGTCACGCCCGATCACGCGGCCGCTCTGCGCCTGTTGAAGGATTATGTCAGGGAAACGATCAAGGACTTGTCTCCGAGAGAACAAAAGATTTTGGAAATGAGATTCGGACTTGTTGACGGAGTGGCGCATACTTTGGAAGAAGTCGGACAGGAATTCGACGTCACCAGAGAAAGAATCAGGCAGATCGAAGCGAAATCTTTGGAGAAAATTCAGAACATGAAAGGAATAGAGAAATTAAGGGATTATTAA
- a CDS encoding CxxC-x17-CxxC domain-containing protein has translation MGNYQQNSRFDRKRDRKDFGGRDSSRQGMHRAICSECGKNCEVPFKPMGGKPIFCSDCFSGREPGDQKGFKSRDKQMHKAVCATCNKVCEVPFKPTGEKAVYCSDCFSKGKKSDGGGDQTQKQLETINAKLDEILKAIKPAAVATPCKNKKVVKKEKAVEKKEVVKKEKAKKPVKIKEKKTTKKKK, from the coding sequence ATGGGAAATTATCAACAAAATAGTAGATTTGATCGCAAGAGAGACAGAAAAGACTTTGGGGGGCGGGATTCTTCGCGTCAGGGAATGCACAGAGCAATTTGCAGCGAATGCGGCAAAAATTGCGAAGTGCCGTTTAAACCGATGGGAGGCAAGCCGATTTTTTGTTCCGACTGCTTCAGCGGCAGAGAACCCGGTGATCAAAAAGGATTCAAATCGCGCGATAAACAAATGCACAAGGCTGTTTGCGCCACTTGCAATAAAGTCTGCGAAGTGCCCTTTAAGCCCACCGGAGAAAAAGCGGTTTATTGCAGCGATTGTTTCAGTAAAGGCAAAAAAAGCGACGGCGGCGGCGACCAGACTCAAAAGCAACTTGAGACAATAAATGCCAAACTCGACGAGATTCTAAAAGCGATAAAGCCGGCGGCTGTTGCGACTCCTTGCAAAAACAAAAAGGTTGTCAAAAAAGAAAAGGCTGTTGAAAAGAAAGAAGTTGTTAAAAAAGAGAAAGCTAAAAAACCGGTTAAGATCAAAGAAAAGAAAACAACCAAAAAGAAGAAATAA
- a CDS encoding CDP-alcohol phosphatidyltransferase family protein produces the protein MRMIAKSEDVFYAESSGIDNAIRRNRVCAKIHPIIITLVQLPLLMVAVWLYFRSQVLMSCLLIGAVIWPLDLLDGKFARIFNKQTQAGAFLDPLVDKIRFLVPLTLFFSKTVWLPLIIAFWLIESGLVVCRVFKLLSAKKLKKRAKISAFPVGKVKSWGEMIGLLLIYLFAMTDLTIWLILAYIVLIPSLALACASLFRHIKE, from the coding sequence ATGCGAATGATAGCGAAATCCGAAGATGTATTTTACGCCGAGAGTTCCGGTATCGACAATGCGATCCGGAGAAATCGGGTCTGCGCCAAGATCCATCCCATCATCATCACCCTCGTTCAACTGCCCCTGCTCATGGTGGCAGTTTGGCTTTACTTTAGGAGCCAGGTATTGATGTCATGCCTGCTGATCGGCGCGGTCATCTGGCCACTCGATCTTTTGGACGGAAAATTCGCCAGAATCTTCAACAAACAAACTCAAGCTGGCGCGTTCCTTGACCCGCTGGTCGACAAGATCCGCTTTCTTGTGCCGCTGACCTTGTTTTTCAGCAAGACCGTCTGGCTGCCGCTGATCATTGCCTTTTGGCTGATCGAATCCGGACTGGTCGTTTGCCGAGTGTTCAAATTGCTCTCGGCAAAAAAACTAAAAAAGCGCGCGAAAATCAGCGCGTTTCCCGTAGGTAAAGTCAAATCCTGGGGCGAAATGATAGGCCTGCTCTTGATCTACCTTTTCGCCATGACCGATCTGACGATCTGGCTGATCTTGGCCTACATCGTCCTGATTCCTTCACTGGCGCTGGCCTGCGCAAGTCTATTTCGACACATCAAAGAATGA
- a CDS encoding ornithine carbamoyltransferase (catalyzes the formation of L-citrulline from carbamoyl phosphate and L-ornithine in arginine biosynthesis and degradation) yields the protein MKHLISLKENSKEDILKMIDLAQKLKQKKNNGELTRYLEDKTLIMLFQKTSTRTRLSFESAMTELGGHAIFLDSRTTQFSLCDFRDEIQAVMRFGATLMFRAQKAADVMTAASFNKIPVIDACSEKYHPAQAITDMLTMIEKSGGLENIKKVVWLGVENNVMNTLMLVCVKLGVKFTIIAPEADIDSVDEELKRQAAETSLVERTLDLAEGLKDADFVHTDTWMNMEFFDNGQVKPQMQAEYERRKATFSPYQINADLINKYCPQAKIMHCMPCHIGYEISRDAMDHPNSVVFDQAENRLHAQKGILMWLLDREV from the coding sequence ATGAAACATTTAATCTCACTCAAAGAAAATTCGAAAGAAGACATTTTGAAAATGATCGATCTGGCTCAAAAACTGAAACAAAAAAAGAACAACGGCGAATTGACGCGCTATCTGGAAGACAAGACTTTGATCATGCTTTTTCAGAAAACTTCCACCCGCACCCGTTTGTCCTTTGAATCTGCCATGACCGAGCTGGGCGGTCACGCGATTTTTCTTGACTCGCGCACCACGCAGTTTTCTTTGTGCGATTTTCGAGATGAGATTCAGGCGGTGATGCGATTTGGCGCGACCTTGATGTTTCGCGCGCAAAAGGCGGCTGACGTTATGACCGCGGCTTCTTTCAATAAAATTCCGGTCATTGACGCTTGCAGCGAGAAATATCATCCGGCTCAGGCGATCACTGACATGCTCACGATGATTGAAAAGAGCGGGGGACTTGAAAACATAAAAAAAGTGGTTTGGCTGGGAGTTGAAAATAACGTCATGAATACTTTGATGCTGGTTTGCGTGAAATTAGGCGTCAAATTCACCATTATAGCGCCGGAAGCTGATATTGACAGCGTTGATGAGGAGTTAAAGCGCCAAGCCGCGGAAACGAGCCTGGTCGAGCGGACGCTGGATTTGGCCGAGGGGTTAAAAGACGCGGATTTTGTCCACACCGACACTTGGATGAATATGGAGTTTTTTGACAACGGCCAAGTCAAACCGCAAATGCAAGCGGAATATGAAAGAAGAAAAGCCACGTTTTCTCCTTATCAAATCAACGCCGATTTAATAAATAAATACTGTCCTCAAGCCAAAATAATGCACTGCATGCCTTGCCACATCGGTTATGAAATTTCTCGCGACGCCATGGATCATCCAAACAGCGTTGTCTTTGATCAAGCGGAAAATAGGCTTCACGCTCAAAAAGGCATTTTAATGTGGCTTTTGGACAGGGAAGTTTAA
- a CDS encoding GIY-YIG nuclease family protein: MLANKRNGTLYTGVTNDLARRLDEHKNDVNESFTKRYQVHTLVYFEEHECIDEAIWREKCIKKWRRKWKLALIEKENPDWRDLSNELI; encoded by the coding sequence ATGTTGGCCAATAAAAGAAATGGAACCCTTTACACAGGAGTTACCAATGATCTTGCCAGAAGACTCGATGAGCATAAGAACGATGTTAATGAATCATTTACGAAAAGGTATCAAGTCCACACATTGGTTTATTTTGAAGAACATGAGTGCATTGATGAAGCTATTTGGAGGGAGAAATGCATTAAAAAGTGGAGAAGAAAATGGAAGTTAGCATTAATTGAAAAAGAAAATCCTGATTGGAGGGACTTATCGAATGAATTAATTTAG
- the dnaG gene encoding DNA primase: MSDVDEIKQKIDIISLVGEYVQLTQAGSNWKARCPFHNEKTPSFLVSQEKQIFHCFGCGKGGDIFTFVQEMENLDFPETLRLLAKKAGVELRNTDPRVHSQKTRLLDIHRWATAYFMKSLEISKSAEPARKYLEKRGLSAETIMDFKIGFAPDSWDKLLNFLKSKNYTESEIGLAGLITRKNQGSGWYDRFRNRVIFPIADVHGAIIGLGGRIMEAEGGAKYLNSPQTPIYDKSSVVYGMDKAKQEIKQVDQAIFVEGYMDVISSHQAGVKNVVATSGTALTPGHLKMVKRYTNNVAFCFDQDEAGQRAAARSVDIALAEDMNIKIVRVLFGKDPDECIQKDLALWHQSIAEAKPYMEYFMEAIDGKYDLNDINQKKAAAKELLTQVAKMTSKLEQDFWLRKLSDLLGVDVALLWESMPGAKTLTRTEHAGFVAQKLRIDVYQTLFGLVVSNLDNIEYLAENLEAGMIFDEKWRRFYNNLILLYNKDKKTDRNNFDQWLKIQDNEIFNQGFFDSLFLLIKREFDGFSLEDIQTEVICLVKKIKKDFFQYRINEISSEIKKAESEKDDDGINQLFKQLQSFIRQRSQLD, from the coding sequence ATGTCAGACGTTGATGAAATAAAACAAAAAATAGACATTATCTCGCTGGTTGGCGAATATGTTCAGCTCACGCAAGCCGGTTCCAATTGGAAAGCGCGTTGTCCGTTTCATAATGAAAAAACGCCCAGTTTTTTGGTTTCTCAAGAAAAACAGATTTTTCACTGTTTCGGTTGCGGCAAGGGCGGAGACATTTTTACTTTTGTTCAGGAAATGGAAAATTTGGATTTCCCCGAGACCTTGCGGCTGTTGGCGAAAAAAGCGGGTGTGGAATTGAGAAATACGGATCCTCGCGTTCACAGCCAAAAGACCAGATTGCTGGATATTCATCGCTGGGCAACGGCGTATTTCATGAAATCCTTGGAAATTTCCAAGTCCGCCGAGCCGGCCAGGAAATATTTGGAAAAACGAGGCTTGTCCGCCGAGACGATAATGGATTTTAAAATCGGTTTCGCGCCGGACAGCTGGGACAAATTGCTTAATTTTTTGAAATCAAAAAATTACACCGAAAGCGAAATAGGTTTGGCCGGCTTGATCACCAGAAAAAATCAAGGCAGCGGCTGGTATGACCGTTTCCGAAACAGGGTGATTTTCCCGATCGCCGATGTTCACGGAGCCATTATCGGTCTTGGGGGCAGAATCATGGAGGCCGAGGGAGGCGCCAAATATTTGAACAGTCCGCAAACGCCGATTTACGATAAAAGTTCGGTTGTTTACGGCATGGACAAGGCCAAGCAGGAGATCAAGCAAGTAGACCAGGCGATTTTCGTTGAAGGTTACATGGATGTCATTTCTTCGCATCAAGCCGGAGTGAAAAACGTGGTGGCCACTTCGGGCACGGCTTTGACTCCCGGGCATTTGAAAATGGTCAAGCGATACACCAATAATGTGGCTTTTTGCTTTGATCAAGACGAAGCCGGGCAAAGAGCGGCCGCCAGATCCGTTGACATCGCTTTGGCCGAGGACATGAATATAAAAATTGTTCGGGTGCTTTTCGGCAAGGATCCCGATGAGTGCATTCAAAAAGATCTCGCCTTGTGGCATCAATCCATCGCCGAAGCCAAACCGTACATGGAATATTTTATGGAAGCGATTGACGGAAAATATGATTTGAACGATATCAATCAAAAAAAGGCGGCGGCCAAAGAACTGCTTACTCAGGTGGCGAAGATGACCTCAAAACTCGAACAGGATTTTTGGTTGAGAAAATTGTCCGATCTTTTGGGCGTTGACGTGGCGCTGCTTTGGGAATCCATGCCCGGCGCCAAAACTTTGACCAGAACCGAGCATGCCGGTTTTGTCGCGCAAAAATTGAGAATAGATGTTTATCAGACTCTTTTCGGACTGGTCGTGTCCAATCTTGATAATATCGAATATTTGGCGGAAAATTTGGAAGCCGGCATGATTTTCGATGAGAAATGGCGAAGATTTTACAATAATTTGATTTTGTTATATAATAAAGACAAGAAAACGGATCGAAATAATTTTGATCAATGGCTAAAGATTCAGGATAATGAGATTTTTAACCAAGGCTTTTTTGATAGCCTGTTTTTGCTTATTAAAAGAGAATTTGACGGTTTCTCTCTGGAAGATATTCAAACGGAAGTGATTTGCTTGGTGAAGAAAATAAAAAAAGATTTTTTTCAATATCGAATAAATGAAATATCCTCGGAAATAAAAAAAGCGGAAAGCGAAAAAGACGACGACGGCATTAATCAACTTTTTAAACAACTTCAATCTTTCATCCGGCAAAGATCACAATTGGACTAA
- a CDS encoding DEAD/DEAH box helicase yields the protein MINKLSKQAKQIIKGIEETNEHFFITGKAGTGKSTLLEHIRLHSKKRIIVLAPTGISAINVNGETIHSFFTLKPGFELDEARKMNISDKMKQKLNRIKTIAIDEISMVRADLLDAVDTVLRRARKNNEPFGGAQMIFFGDLYQLPPVVTGADKDKFYSEYDAPYFFNADVFTAGGQGNLFIVKFKLKIIELKKIYRQKDNKFIEILNAVREDNVTDNHLNILNSRFSPGFIPNKKDKYIYLVTTNAMADSINFAQLRKLNQKEAIFKAKKTGAIAPNLYPNSETVTLRVGAQVMFICNDSQRRWVNGTIGEVIGIDNIIDEETGEEKIVVIVEKTDGKIVEVDQHTWEISRYVYDHGEFKRDIMGSYTQIPIKLAWAITIHKSQGKTFEKVIIDLGSGTFVHGQTYVALSRCTTLNGIVLKKKFFRSSIIMDQRVKSFGDN from the coding sequence ATGATAAACAAATTATCCAAACAAGCCAAGCAAATCATTAAAGGAATTGAAGAAACCAATGAGCATTTTTTTATTACCGGCAAAGCCGGGACGGGAAAATCGACATTACTCGAGCACATCAGACTGCATTCGAAAAAAAGAATCATTGTGCTGGCGCCGACCGGCATTTCCGCCATCAACGTAAACGGCGAAACAATTCATTCCTTTTTCACCCTAAAGCCCGGATTCGAGCTTGATGAAGCCAGGAAAATGAATATTAGCGATAAAATGAAACAAAAACTCAATCGAATTAAAACCATCGCGATCGATGAAATTTCCATGGTGAGAGCCGATTTGCTGGACGCGGTTGACACCGTGCTTCGGCGGGCGAGAAAAAACAATGAACCGTTTGGCGGAGCGCAAATGATTTTCTTCGGCGATTTATATCAACTGCCACCGGTGGTGACCGGCGCGGATAAAGACAAATTTTATTCCGAATATGACGCTCCATACTTTTTTAACGCCGATGTTTTTACCGCCGGAGGCCAGGGAAATTTATTCATTGTAAAATTTAAACTGAAAATTATTGAATTAAAAAAAATATATCGCCAAAAGGATAATAAATTCATAGAAATTTTAAACGCGGTCAGAGAGGACAATGTCACCGATAATCATCTAAACATATTAAACAGCCGCTTTTCACCGGGCTTTATTCCGAACAAAAAAGACAAATACATTTATCTGGTGACCACCAACGCCATGGCCGATTCCATTAATTTCGCCCAATTAAGAAAATTAAACCAAAAAGAAGCGATCTTTAAAGCGAAGAAAACCGGCGCCATAGCCCCAAATTTATATCCGAACAGCGAAACGGTGACTCTGCGCGTCGGCGCGCAAGTGATGTTTATTTGCAATGATTCGCAGCGGCGGTGGGTCAATGGCACGATCGGAGAAGTGATTGGAATCGATAATATCATCGATGAAGAAACCGGAGAAGAAAAAATCGTGGTTATTGTTGAAAAAACCGATGGAAAAATCGTTGAAGTTGACCAGCACACCTGGGAAATATCGCGTTATGTCTATGACCACGGTGAATTCAAGAGAGATATTATGGGATCCTACACCCAAATCCCGATCAAGCTGGCCTGGGCGATTACGATTCATAAAAGTCAGGGCAAAACATTTGAAAAAGTGATTATTGATTTGGGCAGCGGCACATTTGTCCACGGCCAGACCTATGTCGCCTTGAGCCGATGCACCACGTTAAACGGAATTGTTTTGAAAAAGAAATTTTTTCGATCTAGCATAATTATGGATCAAAGAGTAAAGAGTTTTGGAGATAATTGA
- a CDS encoding RecQ family ATP-dependent DNA helicase, which yields MLEQQLEKYFKLNQFRPGQKEIIEAILDGKDTVALMPTGGGKSLCYQLPAILQDKLTIIISPLIALMKDQVDGLNARGVAATFINSSISVAEIQSRMEKILAGEIKILYVAPERLDALRANKFFSDLTVSLLAVDEAHCVSQWGHDFRPDYLQIKEYIRSFKSRPTVAAFTATATPEVKQDIMDRLGMVSPVVFTSGFDRPNLKFFVQKDIKPKQRVDEVLRLVKSIEGSGIVYALTRKETEAIADHLNRHGIGAAAYHAGMVGGRREKIQDEFMENKHKVIVATIAFGMGVDKADIRFVIHSGMPRNMEGYYQEAGRAGRDGEPAYCVLLHSKKDVTVHNHFIFLDRHGMLSQGKSWEETNQLINLKKDKLEKMVEYATADTCRRKMILEYFNDPAARQLNHDCQGCDVCLEWEKNSRLPDEKEIPDQVGNDGNLVELSETVAQTINLYKQNYSMEQIAKARSLGESTIFGHLIKWYLAGGEIDLDNMITRDEENLILSAMAAADDYRFLSAIKRHLPEEIGYEKIKLVLAKIKRIELH from the coding sequence GATAAACTGACCATTATCATTTCGCCCCTGATCGCGTTGATGAAAGATCAAGTGGACGGCTTAAACGCTCGAGGCGTGGCCGCCACTTTTATCAACAGTTCGATTTCCGTGGCGGAAATACAGTCGCGAATGGAAAAAATTTTGGCGGGAGAGATAAAAATTTTATACGTGGCGCCGGAAAGACTGGACGCTCTGCGAGCCAATAAGTTTTTTTCCGATTTGACCGTCAGTCTTTTGGCTGTGGATGAGGCGCACTGTGTTTCCCAGTGGGGGCACGATTTTAGGCCCGATTATTTGCAAATAAAAGAGTATATTCGAAGTTTCAAATCGCGTCCGACAGTCGCCGCCTTTACCGCCACGGCCACGCCCGAAGTTAAGCAAGATATCATGGATAGGCTGGGCATGGTCTCGCCCGTAGTTTTTACCAGCGGATTTGATCGCCCGAATCTGAAATTTTTTGTCCAGAAAGACATTAAGCCCAAGCAAAGAGTGGATGAAGTTTTAAGATTGGTGAAATCAATCGAAGGCTCGGGCATTGTGTACGCATTGACCAGAAAAGAGACCGAAGCCATCGCCGATCATCTCAACCGCCACGGCATTGGCGCGGCCGCTTATCACGCGGGCATGGTAGGAGGTCGGCGGGAAAAAATTCAAGATGAATTCATGGAAAATAAACACAAAGTGATCGTGGCCACGATCGCTTTCGGCATGGGAGTGGATAAGGCCGATATTCGATTTGTCATTCACTCGGGCATGCCCAGAAACATGGAAGGCTACTATCAGGAGGCCGGCAGAGCGGGGCGGGACGGCGAACCGGCCTATTGCGTGCTTTTGCACAGCAAAAAGGATGTGACGGTTCACAACCATTTTATTTTTTTGGACAGGCATGGAATGCTCAGTCAAGGAAAAAGCTGGGAAGAAACGAATCAATTGATTAATCTTAAAAAAGATAAATTGGAAAAAATGGTTGAATACGCCACCGCTGACACATGCAGAAGAAAAATGATTCTTGAATATTTCAATGATCCGGCCGCGCGGCAATTGAATCACGATTGCCAAGGCTGCGACGTTTGCCTTGAGTGGGAGAAAAACAGCCGGCTGCCAGACGAAAAAGAGATTCCCGATCAAGTCGGGAATGACGGTAATTTGGTTGAATTGAGCGAGACCGTGGCTCAAACGATAAATTTGTATAAGCAAAATTATTCAATGGAGCAAATCGCCAAAGCGCGGTCACTCGGCGAGAGCACTATTTTCGGCCACCTTATAAAGTGGTATTTGGCCGGCGGCGAAATTGATTTGGACAACATGATCACGAGAGATGAAGAAAATTTGATATTATCCGCCATGGCCGCGGCTGATGATTATCGGTTTTTGTCCGCGATCAAGCGGCATTTGCCCGAGGAAATCGGTTATGAAAAGATAAAATTGGTGCTGGCCAAGATTAAAAGGATTGAGTTGCATTAA